ttgtgtgctctagggcaacggtgtctagatggaatttgtggtcctggtgactggaccttttttggaacaccattattttggtcttactgagatttactgtcagggcccaggtctgacagaatctgtgcagaagatctaggtgctgctgtaggccctccttggttggtgacagaagcaccagatcatcagcaaacagtagacatttgacttcggattctagtagggtgagaccgggtgctgcagactgttctagtgcccgcgccaattcgttgatatatatgttgaagagggtggggcttaagctgcatccctgtctcaccccacgaccctgtgtgaagaaatgtgtgtgttttttgccaattttaaccgcacacttgttgtttgtgtacatggattttataatgtcgtatgttttacctccaacaccactttccatcaatttgtatagcagaccctcatgccaaattgagtcgaaggcttttttgaaatcaacaaagcatgagaagactttgcctttgttttggtttgtttggttgtcaattagggtgtgtagggtgaatacatggtctgttgtacggtaatttggtaaaaagccaatttgacatttgctcagtacattgttttcattgaggaaatgtacgagtctgctgttaatgataatgcagagtattttcccaaggttactgttgacgcatattccacggtagttattggggtcaaatttgtctccacttttgtggattggggtgatcagtccttggttccaaatattggggaagatgccagagctaaggacgatgttaaagagttttagtatagccaattggaatttgttgtctgtatatttgatcatttcattaaggataccatcaacaccacaggcctttttgggtttgagggtttttattttgtcctgtaactcattcaaggtaattggagaatccaatgggttctggtagtctttaatagttgattctaggatttgtatttgatcatgtatatgtttttgttctttattctttgttatagagccaaaaagattggagaagtggtttacccatacatctccattttggatagataattcttcgtgttgttgtttgtttagtgttttccaattttcccagaattggttagagtctatggagtcttcaattacattgagctgatttctgacgtgctgttccttctttttccgtagtgtatttctgtattgttttagtgattcgccatagtgaaggcgtagactcaggttttccgggtctctatgtttttggttggacaggttcctcaatttatttcttagatttttgcattctttatcaaaccatttgtcattgttgttcattttcttcggttttctatttgagatttttagatttgatagggaagctgagaggtcaaatatactgttaagattttctactgccaagtttacaccttcactattgcagtggaacattttacccaggaagttgtctaaaagggatttaatttgctgttgcctaattgttttttggtaggtttccaaactgcattccttccatctatagcatttcttaatgttactcagttcctttggctttgatgcctcatgattgagtattgctctgttcaagtagactgtgattttgctgtggtctgataggggtgtcagtgggctgactgtgaacgctctgagagactctgggttgaggtcagtgataaagtagtctacagtgctactgccaagagatgagctatagctatatctctctctccctgttatctTCTCTATccttattgctctctctctctctctctctctctctctctctctctctctctctctctctctctctctctccctgttatctTCTCTAtccttatttctctctctctctctctctctctctctctctctctctctctctctctctctctctctctctctctctctctctctctctctctctctctctctctctctctctctctctctctctctctctctctctctctctctctctctctctctactattatcagACACTGTCCATTTTTACAGGTGCTGCCCACTGTGACAGGTGAAACATTATTTCTACTATTTTAGTGTCAGGAAGAGTTGGACGAGATAGGCTTATTCTGCCCCCCTGCCCCCCAAAAACACCCCCTATGGCCCGCTATGCACCACCCTGCCATGACACTCTGGACGCAATCACCAGAACACTTaaaatgagggaggagagggaggagagggaggagagggaggagagggaggagagggagtagagggaggagagggaggagagggagtagagggaggagggagtagagggaggagagggaggagagggagtagagggaggagagggaggagagggaggagagggaggagagggaggagagggatagagggaggagagggagtagagggagtagagggaggagagggaggagagggaggagaggagagtggctgTATTCTCCCTCCTCTGCTTTTACTGCAGAGCCAAACAATAGTTTCATATACCTGAGCAGTGTTTATATCCccaacacagacacatacacacacatgcacagaaaaacacgcaaacacacacacacacacacacacatcacagaaaCCTGGCTCAGAAAATTAATTATGTCTCCACCTGGAGACAAAGCGAGAGAAGGGGGATTAGGATGAGAGGGTGGTGAAATGGAGGAGGCCCAACGGAACTGTATAAAACCAAGCAACgatggagagagagcgcgagagagagagagacagagagagagacagagacagagaggtgaagggGCGACAGATGGTTCTGTGCATGTTGCTAGGCTCTACAGCAGTGatggctcctcagaggaggggaggaccatcctcctcagtgaatttcataaaaatatatatttttaaacattttaaaagttatcctttttagatcaaactatactaaatataatcacgtcacccaATAATTAAAATACACTGATTTGCAATGAAGGTGTACAGTCGCCTTAACAGCACTCTGTAGAGTAGCACCGTCGTGTAGCCAGagaacagctagcttccgtcctcctctgggtacattgacctcaatacaaaacctaggaggctcatggttctcaaccccttccatagacatacaCAGTAATTTCAACAACTTCcgaaggacgtcctccaacctatcagagctcttgcagcatgaactgacatgttttccgtccaatcaaaggatcagataattaacCTAGTAGTTAAAGTAAAATCTACAGCtgtctagcactgcagtgcataacatatGGTGAGTAGttcacacaaagagagagaaagacaatagttgaacatttatgaacaaattaatttattctAAAAATAAGAGAGATAAAGATTGTCATTttctttcactttcagtttcattttcttagctagcaaatgcagataGCAATTTTAGCCTAGTTAAACACTCTGCTCAAACTGCAgggcataacatgtggtgagcaGTTGACAcgaagagacagaaagacaattgttcaacagttttgaacaaattaatttattttaaaattttaagagagagagagagagtgtaatttTTTTGCACTTTCAGTTTAATTTACTAAGCTAGCAAATGCAGTTAGAAAATTTAGCCTAGttaaacaccctgctcaaacagagggatgctatgttagctggctggctatgaATTTCCAACACAGAACTCTTCCAAATACATTCATTGCCACCGGTGCCCAGCTATGCTGACtaggacgttactttagctaataagGTGACAACgatggcttggaaaggttttatcgcctggtcacagacagctgatgtgttttgaagtccacaagcgaagggaagaggtgagaggaggagagaagaggagagaggaggagagcgcttAGATGTGAGAAGGATTAGAATGTGGCTGCTATGAGCATGAACAGTGTgtacgtgtgatcaggggtgtattcattccgccaattatgttgaaaaacatttctataaaacggaagcaaatgtatcaaaatggggataaacataacTGAATttgaaactcttgtttgcaactgttggacagATGACTCCACCCGTtgtcagctagatgcaggcaagagtgtgcaaggcgaacattgaatgtcactgtctgtccatctgtcactgtctgtcacctcaaactTGTCTCTCGACCTTGTGCACCTACGCTGTAAActgtcattcataggctaggttgtagcaacctcatgatgggtacaggaaaCCTGTCGCTGTTACATGgacctgggtgaatggaatatgaggGACAGACATCCAAtacgctgtaatagaaataaggctcaTGAACCAAACAGACTGGTCCTccttcatcttaaacggcactgaccaccGCTGCCATACATTATACAGGTTCTGGGATATTCTTCAGGCACAGCAGACAATGCTCTGGGTGTCCCAAATGGTGCCctttcccctatgtagtgcactacttacgtccagggcccataaggctccagtttaaagtagtgcactacaaagggaatagggtgctatttggcacAGCAGACGCGTGCTCAGGGCCCGGGGCACTCAGGCCTGAGAGTTATCGACTGACTGACTCATGTGTGATGAATGGTTTCATCTACTTGGAAATACAGTCTGTTCAAACGGAGTCCAAAATGAGTCCAAAACGGCATCCTTTTATTGTGTCCTATTTCTACCAGGGGTAATAGGGACTAACACTTTCAGTAGTTTACCAGGGGTAATAGGGACTAACACtttcagtagtgcactatatagggtacaTTACAGTCACAACCTTATAGCTATATGAGGTATAtttgaagagtttatttccaaagcGCTTTATCCAGCAACTTTTCCACATTTGTGTTTTTATCAAAAAATGTGTGCTTATGGGtatcttcatgtgtgtgtaaaataggACACTTCTTTTTGGTATGATGTAtatttaacagtgatattgtaacggctttcttctgtggacgaaggagagaactaaagcgcagcgtggtaattgtccataatgtttaattaaagacatgaacactacaaaatacaaaacaacaaatgtgaaaaaccgaaacagttctgtctggtgcagacacacgaagactgaagacaaccacccacaaaacccaacacaaaacaggctacctaaatatggctcccaatcagagacaaacgactaacacctgcctctgattgggaaccatatcaggccaaacacagaaacaggaaaactagacacacaacatagaatgcccactcagctcacgtcctgaccaacactaaaacaaagaaaacacaaaagaactatggtcaggacgtgacagatatcagtttgtctcaactagctacagtaacttAGGATGGACTAATGTACTAACTGCTCTGAATAGGAGCATCTGCTAAAATACTAAAATGTCTAATATAAATATTTTACATTCCCGTGTCATATTGCTGTGATTAATTATTATtagtaaaaaaaaagtttttgtaTCCTTTGAAATGCTGTTGATAAAAAATTGTAGTGATGTGTTAAATGTGACTGTGTAAAACCTTCCAGTATTACAGTACTACGTAGTACACTTCTCTGAGAGGGAGATGGATATATATCATTACTGTGTTAAACCCAGCAGGACACTCCTCTGAGAGTGAGATGGATATATATCATTACTGTGTTAAACCCAGCAGGACACTTCTCTGAGAGGGAGGTGGATATATATCATTACTGTGTTAAACCCAGCAGGACACTTCTCTGAGAGGGAGGTGGATATATATCATTACTGTGTTAAACCCAGCAGGACACTTCTCTGAGAGGGAGGTGGATATATATCATTACTGTGTTAAACCCAGCAGGACACTTCTCTGAGAGGGAGGTGGATATATATCATTACTGTGTTAAACCCAGCAGGACACTTCTCTGAGAGGGAGGTGGATATATATCATTACTGTGTTAAACCCAGCAGGACACTTCTCTGAGAGGGAGGTGGATATATATCATTACTGTGTTAAACCCAGCAGGACACTTCTCTGAGAGGGAGGTGGATATATATCATTACTGTGTTAAACCCAGCAGGACACTTCTCTGAGAGGGAGGTGGATATATATCATTACTGTGTTAAACCCAGCAGGACACTTCTCTGAGAGGGAGGTGGATATATATCATTACTGTGTTAAACCCAGCAGGACACTTCTCTGAGAGGGAGGCGGATATATATCATTACTGTGTTAAACCCAGCAGGACACTTCTCTGAGAGGGAGGTGGATATATATCATTACTGTGTTAAACCCAGCAGGACACTTCTCTGAGAGGGAGGTGGATATATATCATTACTGTGTTAAACCCAGCAGGACACTTCTCTGAGAGGGAGGTGGATATATATCATTACTGTGTTAAACCCAGCAGTACACTTCTCTGAGAGGGAGGCGGATAAATATCATTACTGTGTTAAACCCAGCAGGACACTTCTCTGAGAGGGAGGTGGATATATATCATTACTGTGTTAAACCCAGCAGGACACTTCTCTGAGAGGGAGGTGGATATATATCATTACTGTGTTAAACCCAGCAGTACACTTCTCTGAGAGGGAGGTGGATATATATCATTACTGTGTTAAACCCAGCAGGACACTTCTCTGAGAGGGAGGTGGATATATATCATTACTGTGTTAAACCCAGCAGGACACTTCTCTGAGAGGGAGGTGGATATATATCATTACTGTGTTAAACCCAGCAGGACACTTCTCTGAGAGGGAGGTGGATATATATCATTACTGTGTTAAACCCAGCAGGACACTTCTCTGAGAGGGAGGTGGATATATATCATTACTGTGTTAAACCCAGCAGGACACTTCTCTGAGAGGGAGGTGGATATATATCATTACTGTGTTAAACCCAGCAGGACACTTCTCTGAGAGGGAGGTGGATATATATCATTACTGTGTTAAACCCAGCAGGACACTTCTCTGAGAGGGAGGTGGATATATATCATTACTGTGTTAAACCCAGCAGGACACTTCTCTGAGAGGGAGGTGGATATATATCATTACTGTGTTAAACCCAGCAGGACACTTCTCTGAGAGGGAGGTGGATATATATCATTACTGTGTTAAACCCAGCAGGACACTTCTCTGAGAGGGAGGTGGATATATATCATTACTGTGTTAAACCCAGCAGGACACTTCTCTGAGAGGGAGGTGGATATATATCATTACTGTGTTAAACCCAGCAGGACACTTCTCTGAGAGGGAGGTGGATATATATCATTACTGTGTTAAACCCAGCAGGACacttctctgagagtgaggcggatATATATCATTACTGTGTTAAACCCAGCAGGACACTTCTCTGAGAGGGAGGTGGATATATATCATTACTGTGTTAAACCCAGCAGGACACTTCTCTGAGAGGGAGGTGGATATATATCATTACTGTGTTAAACCCAGCAGGACACTTCTCTGAGAGGGAGATGGATATATATCATTACTGTGTTAAACCCAGCAGGACacttctctgagagtgaggtggATATATATCATTACTGTGTTAAACCCAGCAGGACACTTCTCTGAGAGGGAGGTGGATATATATCATTACTGTGTTAAACCCAGCAGGACACTTCTCTGAGAGGGAGGTGGATATATATCATTACTGTGTTAAACCCAGCAGGACACTTCTCTGAGAGGGAGGTGGATATATATCATTACTGTGTTAAACCCAGCAGGACACTTCTCTGAGAGGGAGGTGGATATATATCATTACTGTGTTAAACCCAGCAGGACACTTCTCTGAGAGGGAGGTGGATATATATCATTACTGTGTTAAACCCAGCAGGACACTTCTCTGAGAGGGAGGTGGATATATATCATTACTGTGTTAAACCCAGCAGGACACTTCTCTGAGAGGGAGGCGGATATATATCATTACTGTGTTAAACCCAGCAGGACACTTCTCTGAGAGGGAGGTGGATATATATCATTACTGTGTTAAACCCAGCAGGACACTTCTCTGAGAGGGAGGTGGATATATATCATTACTGTGTTAAACCCAGCAGGACACTTCTCTGAGAGGGAGGTGGATATATATCATTACTGTGTTAAACCCAGCAGTACACTTCTCTGAGAGGGAGGCGGATAAATATCATTACTGTGTTAAACCCAGCAGGACACTTCTCTGAGAGGGAGGTGGATATATATCATTACTGTGTTAAACCCAGCAGGACACTTCTCTGAGAGGGAGGTGGATATATATCATTACTGTGTTAAACCCAGCAGGACacttctctgagagtgaggcggatAAATAGCATTTAGCAAAAAGACTTGACTATTTGTCTCTGTGAAATCAAAACATCAAGTGATACATTTCTAACCAACACATGTCTGTCATTGACCAACCCCAGGCCatgatgtctgtcattgaacaaccccaggccatgatgtctgtcattgaacaaccccaggccatgatgtctgtcattgaacaaccccaggccatgatgtctgtcattgaacaaccccaggCCATGATGTCTGTCATTGACCAACCCCAGGCCATGATGTCTGTCATTGACCAACCCCAGGCCatgatgtctgtcattgaacaaccccaggCCATGATGTCTGTCATTGACCAACCCCAGGCCATGATGTCTGTCATTGACCAACCCCAGGCCatgatgtctgtcattgaacaaccccaggCCATGATGTCTGTCATTGACCAACCCCAGGCCATGATGTCTGTCATTGACCAACCCCAGGCCATGATGTCTGTCATTGACCAACCCCAGGCCATGATGTCTGTCATTGACCAACCCCAGGCCATGATGTCTGTCATTGACCAACCCCAGGCCATGATGTCTGTCATTGACCAACCCCAGGCCatgatgtctgtcattgaacaaccccaggCCATGATGTCTGTCATTGACCAACCCCAGGCCATGATGTCTGTCATTGACCAACCCCAGGCCATGATGTCTGTCATTGACCAACCCCAGGCCATGATGTCTGTCATTGACCAACCCCAGGCCATGATGTCTGTCATTGACCAACCCCAGGCCATGATGTCTGTCATTGACCAACCCCAGGCCatgatgtctgtcattgaacaaccccaggccatgatgtctgtcattgaacaaccccaggCCATGATGTCTGTCATTGACCAACCCCAGGCCatgatgtctgtcattgaacaaccccaggCCATGATGTCTGTCATTGACCAACCCCAGGCCatgatgtctgtcattgaacaaccccaggccatgatgtctgtcattgaacaaccccaggccatgatgt
This genomic interval from Salvelinus alpinus chromosome 6, SLU_Salpinus.1, whole genome shotgun sequence contains the following:
- the LOC139579770 gene encoding involucrin-like, translated to MSVIDQPQAMMSVIEQPQAMMSVIEQPQAMMSVIEQPQAMMSVIEQPQAMMSVIDQPQAMMSVIDQPQAMMSVIEQPQAMMSVIDQPQAMMSVIDQPQAMMSVIEQPQAMMSVIDQPQAMMSVIDQPQAMMSVIDQPQAMMSVIDQPQAMMSVIDQPQAMMSVIDQPQAMMSVIEQPQAMMSVIDQPQAMMSVIDQPQAMMSVIDQPQAMMSVIDQPQAMMSVIDQPQAMMSVIDQPQAMMSVIEQPQAMMSVIEQPQAMMSVIDQPQAMMSVIEQPQAMMSVIDQPQAMMSVIEQPQAMMSVIEQPQAMMSVIEQPQAMMSVIEQPQAMMSVIDQPQAMMSVIEQPQAMMSVIEQPQAMIR